ATTAACTGcatctatcatttttgttacaGCAAATAAAAAGAGACATTATATACAAAGACTGTATCTCTTTCTCTCAAGAAGTGAGAAGGAACCATATAGAAAAAATGAAAGGCATGTCTGAAATCTCTATTTACATGGTAAAATCAGTATAAGGTGATGTTGCCTGCTGTGTAGAAGCGCAAGCCGTTTGAGGAAGAAACGAGTTTGATACCTCTGTGAATCTTGTGAGAGCATCGATGATACGGTTTAGGAACAGAGAGTGGTTTGATGGAACAAGCCTTGTCTAGGTCAGGAATTGCATGTAGGTGAGAAGGAAGATCGATGTTGAACTGCCCAAACTCATTTGTGAAAGCTTTGATCACTTTGGATCTCCTCCTATGTCCAGTATGGCACATGATACCAACGGTAGCACCTGCAGCATGACGATGATGATGTGTTAGAGACCTGTATAAGGGACATGAACTAGTTTTCAGTACGTACCAGAGATAGGgtcggaggaggaagagagaagagaggcgGTGAGGATGACGGAGGAGAGTTTGATTTCGCCGTAGCCAGCTATCTCCACCAACTCCTTTCTGGTCCATCTCATTCTGTCACCAACTGCTTCCCCCAAAGCCACCATGAAGACCAAAGTCAAGGCACGGAACAAGAACCTCATCTCCATTATTCTGATTCTATGATTATGTAAACAAGTACCAATTGGCTATGAAATGGAACAAGCAAgcgtttgtatatatatacaatagaTGATGGATTTGGTTGTATATGATTTAAAGGATAGGATGGCCTTCATATgtctttttcttataaataaaatataaaggcAAAAAGCCTCTTCCTTCATTTGACTTTTATATTCTTTGGTCAATTTGCCTGTCTGCTTAAtaataatgatttagtttgtgcaccatactaataaataatgatatatcTCTTTACTAATACACACGCCAATTCCAAGCAATTACTTGTTTACCTAATAATTGTttcttcatttttaattaattcataaattgataattgtttttacatcttttaattaattaatatttgattttgttttctaatcAGTTAATGTAATTGTTTCTCTTATTCttcttcattttaaaaattaagaaattgataactgtttctttatcttttttttatgaattaataaatttgataaagTGCTTGGTCAAACATTTGCATAAGACGCAGTTTCTCCTTTtgaaatgtcttttttttttcttcctaatATTATTGTTACAAAGTCTAACCTAAATTTGG
The window above is part of the Raphanus sativus cultivar WK10039 unplaced genomic scaffold, ASM80110v3 Scaffold1495, whole genome shotgun sequence genome. Proteins encoded here:
- the LOC130504326 gene encoding uncharacterized protein LOC130504326, with translation MEMRFLFRALTLVFMVALGEAVGDRMRWTRKELVEIAGYGEIKLSSVILTASLLSSSSDPISGATVGIMCHTGHRRRSKVIKAFTNEFGQFNIDLPSHLHAIPDLDKACSIKPLSVPKPYHRCSHKIHRGIKLVSSSNGLRFYTAGNITLY